In Gorilla gorilla gorilla isolate KB3781 chromosome 12, NHGRI_mGorGor1-v2.1_pri, whole genome shotgun sequence, the following are encoded in one genomic region:
- the LOC134756387 gene encoding uncharacterized protein isoform X3 — MIKYTGFRDRPHEEPQARFQNACRDGRSEIAFVATGTNLFLQFFPASWQGEQRQTPSREYVDLEREAGKGGSTLGLCSPRSREEMRRSQSNRSIIPILSGLFSGIKRTTLQPRTKPHSSSLSRRRGADPPPRRWLYPCTALL, encoded by the exons ATG ATTAAGTACACGGGCTTCAGGGACCGGCCCCACGAGGAACCCCAGGCGCGCTTCCAGAACGCCTGCCGCGACGGCCGCTCGGAAATC GCTTTTGTGGCCACAGGAACCAATCTGTTTCTCCAGTTTTTTCCGGCCAGCTGGCAGGGAGAACAGCGACAAACACCTAGCCGAGAGTATGTCGACTTAGAAAGAGAAGCAGGCAAG GGCGGTTCCACTTTGGGTTTGTGTAGTCCTCGATCACGTGAGGAGATGCGTCGGTCCCAGAGCAATCGAAGTATCATCCCCATCCTGAGCGGCCTCTTTTCTGGGATCAAGAGgaccacactccagcccaggacaaAACCCCACAGCAGCTCATTGTCCCGCAGGAGAGGAGCAGACCCACCTCCAAGAAGATGGTTGTACCCCTGCACGGCTCTTCTCTGA
- the LOC134756387 gene encoding core-binding factor subunit beta-like isoform X1, with product MPRVVPDQRSKFENEEFFRKLSRECGIKYTGFRDRPHEEPQARFQNACRDGRSEIAFVATGTNLFLQFFPASWQGEQRQTPSREYVDLEREAGKGGSTLGLCSPRSREEMRRSQSNRSIIPILSGLFSGIKRTTLQPRTKPHSSSLSRRRGADPPPRRWLYPCTALL from the exons ATGCCGCGCGTCGTGCCCGACCAGAGAAGCAAGTTCGAGAACGAGGAGTTTTTTAGGAAGCTGAGCCGCGAGTGTGGG ATTAAGTACACGGGCTTCAGGGACCGGCCCCACGAGGAACCCCAGGCGCGCTTCCAGAACGCCTGCCGCGACGGCCGCTCGGAAATC GCTTTTGTGGCCACAGGAACCAATCTGTTTCTCCAGTTTTTTCCGGCCAGCTGGCAGGGAGAACAGCGACAAACACCTAGCCGAGAGTATGTCGACTTAGAAAGAGAAGCAGGCAAG GGCGGTTCCACTTTGGGTTTGTGTAGTCCTCGATCACGTGAGGAGATGCGTCGGTCCCAGAGCAATCGAAGTATCATCCCCATCCTGAGCGGCCTCTTTTCTGGGATCAAGAGgaccacactccagcccaggacaaAACCCCACAGCAGCTCATTGTCCCGCAGGAGAGGAGCAGACCCACCTCCAAGAAGATGGTTGTACCCCTGCACGGCTCTTCTCTGA
- the LOC134756387 gene encoding core-binding factor subunit beta-like isoform X5, with the protein MPRVVPDQRSKFENEEFFRKLSRECGIKYTGFRDRPHEEPQARFQNACRDGRSEIAFVATGTNLFLQFFPASWQGEQRQTPSREYVDLEREAGKGFPEEEGEFGQMNEEQRSPEGFL; encoded by the exons ATGCCGCGCGTCGTGCCCGACCAGAGAAGCAAGTTCGAGAACGAGGAGTTTTTTAGGAAGCTGAGCCGCGAGTGTGGG ATTAAGTACACGGGCTTCAGGGACCGGCCCCACGAGGAACCCCAGGCGCGCTTCCAGAACGCCTGCCGCGACGGCCGCTCGGAAATC GCTTTTGTGGCCACAGGAACCAATCTGTTTCTCCAGTTTTTTCCGGCCAGCTGGCAGGGAGAACAGCGACAAACACCTAGCCGAGAGTATGTCGACTTAGAAAGAGAAGCAGGCAAG ggtttcccagaggaagagggagaatttGGACAAATGAATGAGGAACAACGCTCTCCTGAGGGTTTTCTTTAA